Proteins from one Telopea speciosissima isolate NSW1024214 ecotype Mountain lineage chromosome 1, Tspe_v1, whole genome shotgun sequence genomic window:
- the LOC122640249 gene encoding uncharacterized protein LOC122640249 — MGKQLHRKSSSLSFEDHNRGCMSGVFNILDFHQWHNVKRMLPYKRHGCGRHSGGPKYSKMDQNIPNTIDKEESMDAEVNKLLIEEKMTGTSPTNKKSSKAHIKTLIAEEMSKEDDHECQTSAFPAQLQLMRTDSIHHLEPSNNGCFEDMRVNGKSPRIDPNQYNASSVASKLVPDMLKPPETDFCSKHCEVSGTMNAVNNFGNVQIAELEMQLIENHSHFQDKLDRGIPKKYMDAKDLIREALFPLSKEFSDVQEKFQANKELFLKILQDPDSSLAYQFQNVQISSAKRELTKSDSFPVAYLSCRNNVRSSKLKHKLREIRSFTKPEGQLQARSSSAKLATTDSSDDTVTQPFPLMTDGNEKERIGTAEPGNVSGYSLGSSHELKNQVATNRLKSIKRRIKHAIRGSGKERHRISMDAIFHRIPYGRKHFKNGKKGMSDHWKELTTDSDYKDSPRNYGNDSPICALGKGGLHPLRRTASLSESLDRYSQLFESTFSKEAKQHLSCRLKLTNEDAGSPGGPAPKALGRILSLPELKSFCSLQSEVSHDTSCLGMPSGTHMDSPANMERSSQKLAVLSVGTENESKSEASAENASQEILVEVSESSLIQEDQVELILNADEDKSIDDLDNQTMLENISISHYLQEVEPAPDACIKQALPSPNSVLDSDTSEFIITEEADYGLKPRPVDFNELDSPYANRSTMEIENVKSLSKHFDSGLPHVQVDKKDESNFKYVREVLKLSGFSGNGNLGTWHLPDQPVDPSLFEEVDCSRQETGSSFDHRLLFDVIGDTLIDIYERSFMYWPRPLSINLNIRPMPVGCHVLEEVWTSISWFLSYQPEIGQSLDYIAARDLAKADGWMNLQFESECVGLELEEWIWDDLLDELMLELEVT; from the exons ATAGAAGAAAAAATGACTGGGACGAGCCCAACCAACAAGAAATCCAGCAAAGCCCACATCAAAACACTAATTGCTGAAGAAATGTCAAAAGAAGATGACCACGAATGCCAGACTTCAGCATTCCCTGCACAACTACAGCTAATGCGTACTGATTCCATCCATCATTTGGAACCTTCAAATAATGGTTGCTTTGAAGATATGAGGGTAAATGGCAAGAGTCCAAGAATTGATCCTAACCAATATAATGCTAGTTCGGTTGCAAGCAAGCTGGTTCCAGACATGCTAAAGCCTCCTGAGACAGATTTCTGCAGTAAACATTGTGAGGTATCTGGAACAATGAATGCTGTAAACAACTTCGGGAATGTTCAAATTGCTGAATTGGAGATGCAGCTAATTGAGAATCATTCACATTTTCAGGATAAGTTGGACAGGGGCATTCCAAAGAAGTACATGGATGCTAAGGATCTCATAAGAGAAGCTTTATTCCCCCTGTCAAAGGAATTTTCGGATGTTCAggagaaatttcaggcaaacaaggaattatttttaaaaattctgCAAGATCCAGACTCTTCTCTGGCATATCAGTTCCAGAACGTCCAGATATCCAGTGCTAAGAGGGAATTGACCAAGTCAGATTCGTTCCCTGTAGCTTACTTGTCATGTAGAAATAATGTTAGGTCAAGCAAACTCAAACACAAGCTGAGGGAAATTAGATCTTTTACAAAACCAGAGGGGCAGTTGCAAGCTAGGAGTTCATCTGCAAAGTTGGCCACAACTGATTCTTCAGATGACACAGTCACACAGCCTTTCCCATTGATGACTGATGGTAATGAGAAAGAAAGGATAGGAACTGCTGAACCTGGTAATGTCTCAGGTTATTCTCTGGGCTCATCCCATGAATTGAAGAACCAAGTGGCTACAAATCGTTTAAAAAGTATTAAGCGGAGGATAAAACATGCAATCAGAGGTAGTGGAAAGGAACGTCACCGGATATCCATGGATGCTATCTTTCATAGAATCCCTTATGGCCGTAAGCATTTCAAGAATGGGAAGAAGGGGATGTCTGATCACTGGAAGGAGCTCACAACCGATAGTGATTATAAGGACAGCCCTAGGAATTATGGGAATGACAGCCCTATTTGTGCTCTTGGCAAGGGTGGACTCCATCCCCTGAGAAGAACAGCCTCTCTTAGTGAATCACTGGATAGATACTCTCAATTGTTCGAGTCTACTTTCAGCAAAGAAGCTAAGCAACATCTATCTTGCAGATTAAAGCTGACAAATGAAGATGCGGGATCCCCTGGTGGACCTGCCCCAAAAGCCTTGGGCAGGATTCTATCTCTACCCGAACTCAAGTCTTTTTGTTCTCTGCAAAGTGAGGTGTCTCATGATACTTCTTGTTTGGGGATGCCAAGTGGCACTCATATGGACAGCCCTGCTAATATGGAAAGGTCCAGTCAAAAGCTTGCTGTTCTTTCTGTAG GTACAGAAAATGAGAGCAAGTCAGAGGCTTCTGCAGAAAATGCAAGTCAAGAAATCTTGGTGGAAGTGAGTGAAAGTAGTCTAATTCAGGAGGATCAGGTGGAACTGATACTCAATGCAGATGAGGATAAATCAATTGATGATTTGGACAACCAAACAATGCTGGAGAATATATCTATTTCTCACTATCTACAGGAAGTTGAGCCTGCGCCAGATGCTTGTATCAAACAGGCACTACCAAGTCCAAACTCTGTTCTAGACTCTGACACTTCAGAATTTATCATCACAGAAG AAGCAGATTACGGGTTGAAACCCAGGCCCGTTGATTTCAATGAGCTGGATTCTCCATATGCGAATAGGAGCACAATGGAGATTGAGAATGTGAAAAGTCTGAGCAAGCATTTTGATAGTGGCCTTCCCCATGTCCAGGTGGATAAAAAGGATGAATCCAACTTCAAATATGTGAGGGAAGTGCTCAAGCTATCAGGCTTCAGTGGGAATGGGAACCTCGGTACATGGCATTTACCAGACCAGCCAGTTGACCCTTCATTGTTTGAAGAAGTAGACTGTTCCAGACAGGAAACTGGTAGCAGTTTTGATCACCGGCTTTTGTTCGACGTAATTGGTGATACCTTAATAGATATCTATGAGAGATCATTCATGTACTGGCCAAGACCCTTGTCCATCAACTTGAACATCCGTCCAATGCCCGTGGGGTGCCATGTTCTTGAGGAGGTATGGACCAGTATTAGCTGGTTTCTAAGTTATCAACCTGAGATTGGTCAATCATTGGATTACATTGCGGCTCGTGATCTTGCTAAGGCTGATGGGTGGATGAACCTCCAGTTTGAAAGTGAGTGTGTTGGACTTGAACTTGAGGAGTGGATATGGGATGATCTTCTGGATGAACTTATGCTTGAGCTTGAGGTGACCTAA